The following nucleotide sequence is from Bactrocera oleae isolate idBacOlea1 chromosome 2, idBacOlea1, whole genome shotgun sequence.
GTCagctaatacaaaattaaacttagaattcaaatttaaaaaaagttcaagGCATACGCACTAGTTTAAGAAGTGTTTCActggtaaaacaaaaaaaccacgaaccacaaaaaaaaaaaattcaaacaccTTTGTTCTAGAATAAATAAAGCTGCAAAATGACAAAAGACAGATTAGCCGCACTTCACGCAGCCCAATCCGACGACGAAGAGTCCGAGGAAGTAGCTGTCAATGTGGATGCTCATGATTCTTACATGGATGAGTTCTTCAAGCAAGTGGAGGAGATACGTGGCATGATCGATCGCGTTCAAGACAATGTCGAAGAAGTGAAAAAGAAGCATTCGGCTATACTCTCCGCCCCTCAGTCAGATGAGAAAACCAAACAAGAGCTTGAAGATTTAATGGCCGATATTAAAAAGAATGCAAATCGTGTGCGTGGCAAGCTAAAAAGCATCGAACAAAATATCGAGCAAGAGGAGCAGCAGAACAAATCGTCCGCCGATTTGCGTATACGCAAAACACAACATTCAACGCTATCACGAAAGTTCGTCGAGGTGATGACAGAATACAATCGCACGCAAACGGATTACCGAGAGCGTTGCAAAGGTAGAATACAACGTCAACTAGAGATTACCGGACGGGCAACGACCAGCGAAGAACTGGAAGATATGTTGGAACAAGGCAACCCAGCAGTATTCACGCAAGGCATTATCATGGAGACTCAGCAGGCCAAACAAACGCTGGCCGATATAGaggctcgtcatgctgatatcATGAAATTAGAGACATCGATCAAAGAGCTACACGACATGTTCATGGATATGGCTATGTTGGTGGAGTCGCAAGGCGAGATGATCGATCGCATTGAATATCATGTGGAGCATGCTATGGACTATGTGCAGACGGCAACGCAAGACACAAAGAAGGCGCTTAAATACCAGAGCAAGGCGCGCCGAAAGAAGATCATGATCCTGTTATGTTTGACTGTGTTGGGTCTCATAGTTGCTTCATATCTTGGCCTTACTGTGTAAACGCAATTACATTATTACTACTacatgtttattatttatttacatacatatagttaaaacaaaaaaagtatagCAACAAGAAAGtaattacaattattataaCTAGTTATTAGCTCTTATATCGCACGCTCGTAGCACGAGTACAATGTTTTGAAAGCCTCAAAAATATAACCAGCAGCGGTCAACTTAGCTTGGCTGCTGCTGGCATACATTAGAGAGCGGGAGTAAGAGAGCGATAAGAGTCTCCGAATAGTAATGCCATGCGGCCGTAAAAGTCGCCAATTTGAAAGCTGCCCTTGCGGCCTATTCGGTGAATTATTACATACTTAATTACCTAATTAAATGATTAATtgctaaacaaaaatataattataatgtaTTTGCTATATTATGAAATCTTATTGATTACTGTTATAATGCGAAGCAACCACAATttaaaacgtataaaaatatatatacactaaagaaaaatgcaaaaagtgAGAAAATGAAAAGGCAAATCTTAAAATATAGAGAGAAAAAGTGCATTAATATgccaaaagaaaaattataaactaaatCAGCATAAACATTAATAAACCAACTTAAGCAAAACACAAaactatatattgtattttccaACCTCTCTTAATTGTTGATAAGAATTTCCGGTTAAAAGTTTAGTCAGAAATCAGTTGAAGGTCTTTTCATTTTACTTGCTTTTAAGCGTAaagtataaatacaaatacaaaactaaaaaaaaaaaacaaaaacaattattaaaaattaataaagcaaaATCGACGCTGAGAGCgcatttacaaacatttttaagaaTAGCTCGTTATCACACAATTTTCAGTTGAATTTATACACACaaaattattatgattttgAATTTCCTCGAAATCTCATATTtgtattataagaaaaataacacgctatgtatttacttacatgcatacaaacttaTTGCATATTTCTCTAGTTAACTCTTATATAGcaacaatttattattacaacaaaaacaaaaaacaagttaaaactaacaaaaaaaaactatttacttattaaaaacatataatcTCTCAATATAGACATCTCTTTATATATTGGAAAactcaattgaaataaaaaaatatatagaaaaataaagtaaagtgaattaaatgaaattaattgattgAAAATTGAATTGCATTGCATGGAAATTGCAAATTAAAGtcgttaaataataatataacaaaacacATTAAACAATTGACTGTAAAGTAAAAATAGCAAAGAAAACATACAGCATACAACAtacttgcacatacatatgtaaaaagtGCATTCACACACAGTTACGCACGcgtgcatacaaaaaaaaacatagatacatacatatgtagcgttaattaaatataaatattaacttaaaatGCAACACTTAATAAGACTTTATgccaatttattaaaaatgtatgtttgttttcgaaaaatgtatttatttcattgttaATTCGTACacttttacataaatacaaacatatgtatatttttttatatatttagcgCAAAAATAATCACTTGAGTTTTTCCACCATTTAATTTACAGGTATATAGTTATTTGCTTAATTATTTAGTTACGTGTAGATAAGAT
It contains:
- the Syx1A gene encoding syntaxin-1A, with product MTKDRLAALHAAQSDDEESEEVAVNVDAHDSYMDEFFKQVEEIRGMIDRVQDNVEEVKKKHSAILSAPQSDEKTKQELEDLMADIKKNANRVRGKLKSIEQNIEQEEQQNKSSADLRIRKTQHSTLSRKFVEVMTEYNRTQTDYRERCKGRIQRQLEITGRATTSEELEDMLEQGNPAVFTQGIIMETQQAKQTLADIEARHADIMKLETSIKELHDMFMDMAMLVESQGEMIDRIEYHVEHAMDYVQTATQDTKKALKYQSKARRKKIMILLCLTVLGLIVASYLGLTVGKVI